The genomic stretch CTCCGCCACATTCTTCGCCACTTCCACCCCTTCCTCACCCAGCATCAGCACCCTCACCACCTTGGAAACCTCCTCGCTTGTGACCAAACCCCTAATGGTTCTATCACTTGTCTGAACTCTTACCGCGATCTTCAACTCATCAACTAAAAACTTCGCATTGAAAGGTTGATCAGCATGCATAGGCCAAACCGCTAGTGGCACACCAGCTGCAACACTCTCAAGTACCGAATTCCACCCAGAATGGCTCAAGAACCCTCGCACACTCCCATGCTTCAAAATCTCCAACTGGTCCACCCACTCCCTCACCACCAATCCTCTGCCCTTTGTACGCTCTTCGAAACCCGAACCGAGGTCAATGTTCTTGGGCCTGACAGCCCATATGAAGTCCACCTCGGCCCGCTCGAGCCCATCCGCGACCTCCTTCAACTGTGACTCCGGGATTGCAGCTAGCGTCCCAAGAGCAACATACAGCACCGCCCTACCATCGGTTGTCTTGTTGTCGAGCCACTCCATCCAAGAGGGCTGGGCCTCGGCGGGCGCAGATGCTGGTTGGGCCAGGCAGAGGGGCCCGACGGGCCAGGCCCTGGGGCCCATATGCTGGTTCCAGAAGTCAACGTACTGAGCCTCCAGGCCGTGGAAGGTGTTGATGATCAGCCCTTGACTCTCCTCTATGGCCTTGCCCAGCTTACCGTCGAGCTCCATCATGGGCGCTATGGACGCTGGGTCGCCGAAGGGTGCCATGAAGTCCTCGAAGGTGAGCTTTATGTGCGGGAACTCCGGCACCGTGAAGGTGCCCGGGTTGCCGTCTTCGTCGACGTCGTCGGGTTTCAGCGTCGCGCACGGGTCGTGGCGCACGCGCACCTCCCGCATGACGTGCGCGAACGCCGAGATGCCGAAGAAGGACACCTTCGGGATGCCTAGCGTTTCCGCCGACGCTTTCGTCCAGTACAGGAACAGGTCGGTGACGAGGAGGCTGGCCGGCGGTTGCATCTCGGCGAGGGACGCCTCGAGCTGCGGCCGGAGCAGGGACGTGGCGTCGGCGAAGACGGCGAAGGATGCCATGGACGTGAGCCCCTCGGCGCTCTCGACGCCCGGCGGGATGCCCGGGACGTCGGCTGGAAAGGCGAGCTCGACGACGGCCGCGTCCGCGCCGGATAGACCATCCCGGACGAAGGCGGCGTTGCCGGGAGTCGTGAAGAaggtgacggcggcgaggccgtggCGGTGGAGGTAGTGGGCGAGGTGGATCATCGGGATTGTGTGGCCCTTGGCCAGGAATGGGAAGATGGCGATGTGAGGGAGTTCATGGGTCTCTGGAGACGAAGAGGCAACAGCCATTGCTAACGCGAAAGATCGAATCGATCAAAAAGTTTTTGCTGTTGTAAGCTGATGCCAGTGTGTTACTTATAGGTAGCTGGTGGAAGTAGATGTATATAGGGAGCTCACATCTCAATTGGCTCTAAATAATGCCCATTGCATGGTCCCCAAGAAAACTTATTAAATCAGCCGTGTGGATAGCGCTGAGAACCGATCGAAAGTAAAGAATTGAAAGGCATCTAGCAATCTGTTCTTACTTTTTTTGAACTAGGACCGTTTCAATGGTAACCAACGGCTAAAATTAAAAGAGCTAATATGCCAACAATTGGAGAATATATTCGGTGTCGGTGGTTAGGATGGAGCATTGAGATATCACATCTAATTTAATTTTAAAGAAAGAGGTAGACATGGAAATAGGGAGTTAGGACTTCATTAACTTGGGGCTCCTTTTGTAACCTCGAAGATAAACACGCAGGGGACTATTATTAGATGTTCGTTGAAATGTTACCTTCTTCTTGAGAGATTCCGTTTATTTCTTCATTAGCCAGTTTTTCGTGGCTGGACAATGATTGACTTCGTCAGTATTTATCAGGCTAATCTCACCGAACTTCAGCTTCGCAGTCGCTCTCTTTGCTTGGTATATGAAAGAAACTAAGAAAGTAATTGACTGATCAACAAGATTGCAAGTAGTCGGTGCATATATGGATCAATGGCACAAACACAAGTTATTCTCCAGTCCTTTTCACATGAAACTGATTTGAGaacacaagtacttctatgtcATTACATCATATAAACTTTAGATAAAATATACTAAGATAAAGTAGTGGTCAAATATATATGAGTTGGTCACTGCGTATGTCGATGTCTAAAAGGACAAGAAAATCAGACTATTAGAGGTAGTTGTATTACATGATCTAAGAGGAAACGCATTGATGAGTCCCTATCACGGTTGGGCATCTAGGAAGCTGAAAAAATTTTGTACAAAATTAGCTAGCAAACATAGCAATCAATGTGTAAGTGGTTAGTACTAGGTGCAAAAATTATTGCCCCTAATATAGTACAGCTTGCCACATACTGTAATAGGATGGAAAAAAGTGATGCGTGCTTGtacaaaagcaaaaaaaaaacgggTCTCTCATTTAATAGGAGCTTTTTCTCACACGACTCAACCAAATGGTAGTAATTCAACCAATATGGTAGTAATTTAATCAAACTGTGCGTTGACGTCAACGCACAATGAAAACAAGCACTTGCAAAAATGCATGTTATCATGCGGTACTTGAAGATGATTAAGTAGAGCAGATCTCACTGCGGTAAAACTGAGCATTGTTCCTAGCCCTTAGTTCAATGAagccccgtgaccccctttagtaccggttggaacccccaaccagtactaacttccctcctataaataaggcgtcttcttcctcctgcccgagccatttcctccagttcgggcttcatccattcatggcgaaataggggaggtgctgccagatttttgaccatttcgtgggaatttcaatcattcaagtgttctaaaggttaaaaacttcatcctcccttgatacatggttagcatactaagttttatgctttagagctagagtaatttatgatttttagaataaggtagaatggaaatttttttcatttatatgcatgtgttatttagagctcatatttgtgatttttagaataagctacaattttttggatgctatgtttcgtattagtgaaataaattgatatgaggttagaggaataatttcatagtttagtcttttacaaatatgagctaaataaataatgggaaaaaatataatttgttcatatttagtcatttgcaaatatgagcgagataaattatggtacatagagataataagatgaaatagaggtacgtaattagtcatttttagaataagctacaatggagaaacttttcatttatatgttatgtttgagctaaataaattgggggggaatataatttgttcatagtttagtcatttgcaaatataagctaaataaattgttgtacacagagatggctactgctgctggaggtagtggcgatgatcaaggggaaaaccataattggccctcatgataagccgaagaaaaagagcacatgggagagagcaatgcttcgttatttgcaaagatgtcatgaagatgttgttgcggCGAGTCAGGAACCTCCTTGTTGTGGTCGTTATGCTCTACCGCCAGTCCTGGGTGTTTCAGGttcacttagtactaccattgcaggaAGCACAAATGAATcataggatgaggctgggtcagcgaaaccttcatcttcaccaccCAAGgttgcttaaagtcctcctagatagtactcagtggatggtttgtcatagtgtatcatgttgtttgtgtctaaaatttaaatttatgtatttctatctaaactttcagcaacatttgaatTTATTGTAGTGTATGGTCTGACATTTAAATTtgtatatttctatctaaactttcagtaacatttgagtttaatggtatttatatcatatttgttatgtttcatgtataattttATGGATGAtaagaatatctttggttcggtaatactgtGTAGATAGatcagcaatggatgtacagtgcggacaaacgctccatgaagtatattaatggcttgcatggttttcttgatctggcagagtccaacaagcGTCTGGCGGTCTATATCATGGATTAtttgaggaaatcaagagaTTAATACAAAAACCTCATAGACATTCTTAACAATGGTCGCTTCCGTCGACATCACGCAGGTAAATTCAATTTCAAGCCTGAATTCctggtatgtgttgaattttcacatctcgtgacacttccttgaacacaacaaatatttcttttgccatatatatagtgtttgagatagaatccggggaataatttatgtgaaTACTacatatgtgagttcatccatagcTTTGTAGGTCCAAAGCGTATAAccgaccacgaattcagagtacgtatacaaatttcttgaCAAACAAATTAGTTGTAATTGTGTAGGCCCATTGATCTACTCTATAATAACATTTGCCAATGATACAGATGAgagacatgaaggaagcactcctcaagatggaaaaaatcagaacaattcaagaacaacttagTGGATTTCTTTTgaacgaggtagtaaatccagctaGTTCCATAACgatctgcatcaccgtcaggactagggttcagaatagttgatccaaatgttgaactttAAGTATTGatacaatgtaatattattcataaatgtgaaTGCAGAAaatgtgtctatatatataatattatatcaaatgtaatattatagataaatacaactttatatatattagtgtaTTAGACTAGTATAAGTAAAGGAATgaatatgaaatactaatatagaataaataaatagaaaagaaacagaaaagaaaaaacctctagtaccggttatttataccaaccagtactaaattggCCTCGGCCACacgcgaggtggaggtggcagccaatttagtatcggttggtataaacatccggtactaaaagcctCCTTTTGTACCGAAGTagtaataccggttgcacaactggtACCAAAGGAGGTTAAGAACCGGTAGCTTTCCCTACAGTGTCTCCAGCAACGAACAGTGTTAAATTAAGAAACTCAACGCTGTCACTGTGAACTGCTCAGGTAGCAATATTTGTGGCAAAAGATTCCGTCCTTCATCAGtgataaaaaaagaatttgACTTCCATTACTTCGTTCCTCTCTGCATTATAGAAATCTTTTGCTCTGCACCACGGTTTCTGACATGCTGTTTCCTGAAGTGGGATGTACGCATTCGCGTACACAATTCGAGTAGTGGAAGTCACCTAAGGATGCAAGGCTATACATGTTAAGTGAAAGCTTAAGAGATCAGGCAAAACTATAATAACACCCGCACCGAATACAGCTTCTCCACGATAAGCGGGGACTTGCTCGGCGCTCGTTCGCCGCTAGGTGTTAGCGGTTTGACGAGCATCTTAAACAGACTATCCATATCCATACTGAGGCTCTTCATTTGACTCTTTATCAAGTTGGTAAAAAAAATTGCTTTGCTCATTTCAATATAATATCCATTTCCCACTCTCCAAATTCCAACAATTAATTTCCTTTCTAAAAATATACGCTCTCCATCCATTCCAACAGGCTCTCCATTTCGCACTACAACAGTCTCTCCATTTCCCACTACAATAGCCTCCTCATTTTGCACTCTCCATTCTAACAATTACTACGAGTGGGACTCATACTCTGGCAAGGCAAATTGACTTGCCAATTTTGATAACTGTGAAAGGAAGTTTCGCACGACGGATGAGACGGAGAGCCAAATAACAATTCTGTTAGATCATGATTTTCTTACTACTTTTGTCAAATTTTGGTTCGAAGAGTCAGATAGCCGCACTGTGGACGTTCGCTACGAATCCGTGTCCGGTGAGATGCTTGGCGTGCGGTCGCTGTCACGCAGACAACGAGCCGTGGGCGTCCGGCACAGTACAGACCCAATCAATGTTGGGAACAAacgttacccaatgctctgctCGGATATACGTATAGAAACCACAAACAATACCACGCAGGGTTGCAAGTCTCCTCAAATTTGCATAGAGTAGTTCATTTACGAGGGTTGGTGGACAGGACATACTGTTTTTGGTAGGGACCAATCGGACAATGACAGATCCTAGGCTCCCAAAAGGTATCGAAGGCTAAGCCAAAGCTGCCTGATGGACATACCAGCGTGCAATTCCTCGAACTTATGATATGACAGAGATTGCACGCGATACCAGCTTCATTGGACTCTCACAGAGGGTCAAATTTTCAGCAATAGGAATTACCAATCCCAttttcatccttagcttgtgtAATTTCCTGAGCATGTAATTTGCACCGGTTTAGGGTCAAAACTGGTCTTCCAAACAGGCTTAGCTAGCAGGCACATGACACACAGCTCCTTCCTATTACCGCACCTATAAATGGCCATATGGGCAGAATGACCCTAACATGGATGAGCACGCCGCGCCGACTCCTTGGCCCAAGTACAGCATTATAGGCTACCTTAGCCATGCCGTGCTAGCTTGACagtgtagagaagtagatggaaaaataccacacaccctaatgagggggtgacctctatatatatggccaatatagCTTAAAGTAGAAGGAATatatcaagtgtacaaggaaaggataaatacatcctaaaatacacatatacttcctaatacccgcCCATAGTTGAAGCGGGAGGATCACGAACGcacagactggacctaaactcagtaaacaaaggagttggcaggTCTTTCGTCATAATGTCTGCAAACTGATGAGAGGATGACACATGGAGGACCCGAACCTCACCCAAGGCCAGCTTCTCACGGACGAAGTGAATgtcaatctcgatgtgcttAGTGCGTCGATGATGCACcgggttggctgtcatgtagacaACAGTGGCCGAAGCAAGTGAGACTTGAAGCTCCTGAAGGAGTTGACGCAGCCAGCAATACTCTCCCACAGCATGAGCCACAGCCCTGTACTCCGCCTCAACACTGGAACGAGACACCGTGGTttggcgcttggaggaccaagacaccagtCACCGAGGTAGACGCAGAAACCAGAGGTGGAGCATCTAGAGTCCGAGCAACTAGCCCAGTCGACGTCGGAGTAGACTGTACAGGACTAGTGCCGATGTGAACTCCGGAGGAgagcgtgcccttcacatagcgcaggatgcgattgatcagggccatgtggggctcgagcgggtcatgcatgaagaggcacacctgctgaacCGCATTCGCTAGGTCAGGTCGAGTcagagtgaggtactgaagggccccagcaAGACTCCGATACTCAGAGCCGTCCTGGAGCTTGGCACCGTCGTGTGCcgaaagcttggcatgagtgtcaacgggagtcgttgtagagtgacactcagccatgccagcacGCTGAAGAAGATACAGGGCTTACTGTCGCTGAGACAGAAACAGGCCCTGGGAGGAACGCGTGACGGAGATGCtgaggaagtggtgtaggtcgCCAAGATCCGTCATGGCGAACTCGAAATGAAGACACCCCATATTGTGCCGAAGAAGAGTCGAGGACGAGGCGGTGAGGACaatgttgtcgacgtagagcaGCAGGTAGGTGATACTCGGCCAACAAAGAGGGAGGTGTCGGAGGTGGAGGTGATGAAATCGAGCTGTTGAAGGAAGGAGGCGAACTGCTGATACCACACCCTCGGGGCCTGCTtcagtccatacaaggacttctgcTGGAGACAGACGTAATCGGGGGCGGTGGGGTCGACGAAGCCGGGAGGCTGGTGGCAGTAGACGGTCTCCGCAAGGTGTTCGTGAAGAAAGGCATTCTTCACGTCCAGCTGGTGGATCGGCCAGGCGCGAGAGGTGGCGATGCTGAGGACGATCTGTATCATCGCCGGTTTGATGACCGGactgaaggtctcatcgtagtcgatGCCGTGACGCTGGGAGAAGCCTTGTGTCGAGCGAGGGACCCATCAGCATGGAACTTATGCCAGAAGATCCACTTTCCTATCACAACATTGGCACCGAGCGACTGTGGGACTAGTCACCAGGTGTCGTTGTCGATGAGGGTCTGGAACTCATCAACCATGGCGGCACGCCAGTTAGCGTCAGTCAGGGCACTACGATAGTTCACCGGAATCGGAGAGGGTGGAGAAGAAGTCGAGGCTGTCATGCCGTAGTAATGGCGTTGTTGTATTGCCCCAGTCACAGACCGAGTGACATGGCGCGGAGGGGCaggtggcgacgaggagggCGCGGAGGGAGGACTATGGGCGTTCGCCCGACCGATCGGAGCGCTCGCCGATGCAGTCGGGGCGTTCGCCGGAGCGATCAGGGCGTGCGCCCGACCGAGCAGGGCAAGCACCGGTGCGGTCTGGACGCTCGTCTGACCGAGGGGGGGCGTGCGCCCGACCAAGCAGGGTGAGCACCGATGCGGCCGGGGCGCTCAGGAGAGCACCGGTGTGGTTGGGGCGGGCACTCGACCGAGCGGGGCGCTCGCCGGTGCGGTCAGGGCAGGCAGGAGCGCGGTCGGAGCATGTCGGAGCACGGTGGAGAGCGGCGACCCGCCCGCAGATGGAGCAGGGGACACGGTCGGCCCGTGGAAAAGGATGGCGGGGTCGTCGTTGGTgagttcctgcaaaacaactgGTGAGGGTCGTGGCTGCTCAACGTCTGATGACGGGGCAGCCGAGGTAGAGGTAGGAACAGACGAGGGGCTCGACAAAAGGAAGTCGAGCTGCGATGGGTAAGTAGgatgggaggagaagggaaagacaGACTCATTGAAAACAACATGGCGAGAAATGATGACCCGACTGGTGGACAAGCCAAGAcagcggtaccccttgtgagcggagggataaccgaggaagacacaTGCGGCTGAGCAAGGCGCAAGCTTGTGGCGTGCTGTGGCTGAAAGGCTAGGGTAGCAAAGACAACCAAAGACACGCAAGTGAGAGTACTCGGGGAGCTGGGAGTAAAGGAGGCGGTAGGGAATGTCGTTCTAAACGGCAGAACATGGGCACCGGTTCAGAAGATAGGTAGCGGTGGCGAGCGCCTCGACCCAATATGGGGCGGTCATGGAGGCATGAATGAGCAATGTGCGAGTCACGTTATTAAGGGTGCGGAAGACACGCTCGGCTTTCCCATTTTGGGAAGAAGTGTAGGGACGTGAGAGGTGCAAGTGGATACCCCGAGAAGTCAAAAAAGAAGTAAGAGGTTTATCGACAAACTCCGTCCCATTATCAGCTTGGATGCTTCGAACAGGAAGATTAAACTGCGTGTGAGCATAGGCGCAAAAATCAGTGATATGTGAGGTGACTTCAGACTTGTGAAATAGAGGAAACGTCCAACAAAAATGTGAGAAGTCGTCCAAAATGACTATGTAGTAGTGATAACCAGAGATGCTAGTTAAtggagaagtccaaacatcacagtgagctaactcaaaaggagcagaactgcgagagctagaatgtgagaaaggtaACCGCACATGTTTCCCTAACTGACATGAATGGCATAGAGTCTGACTATCTTTATTACAAGCAATGGATGAAGTTTGTCTAAGTGTGGCGATGGCGGCAGGACCGGGATGACCAAGAcggagatgccacaaactggaggagatggcgaggccAGCGTGGGGTGCTGCAAAGCTGGCTActggaggcatggtgtaaagatcATCAGTGCTATTGCAGCGAAGAATCACGTGTCTGGTCGGAAGATCCTTGACAGAAAAAACAAAGGTgtcaaactctatggtgcagttattgtccTTAGTAAACTGATGAACAGAAAGCATATTACGAATCAGAGAAGGAACAACAAGGATATTATTAAGACGAAAGTGAGAGTTGGGGGTGGTaagggtggagttgccacggCACGTGACAGCAAGAGTGTGGCTGTTACCGATGgtaatggaggagtgagagggagggagtcgGGAAAGAAAAATACCATCCGAGAATGACATGTGGCCGGAGGCACTTGAGTCAACCACCCAACCGTTATTCTGAAGCGCCATCTTGTTCAGGGCCGCGACCAGACCCGCATGGTCCCAGGTTGAAGCCTAAGTGGGCGCTTGAATAGGAGCGTAGGTGGCGTGAGCCTGCGGATGGGGGCCGAGAAGACCAGGGGCGCCGGCGCGCTAGCCCCCATCGCCGCCAGCCTGATAGAAACCCGTGGCGCCGTAGGGGCCGGCCCTGGGACTGAAACAGAACCACGGGCCGGTGGGTCGTGGGGACCCGCCGCCGTGACAGCTGCCGCCACTAGAGGGTTCCTGGAAACCGCTGCCGCCCTTCTTCGgccacttcttcttgccgccgccgccgccgccgccgtcgcgatcGTCGCTACTGCTGCTACCGCCGCTGCCAGTCTGGACAGAACCAGATGCCGAGTGACACCCGCCCATACAGCCGGAAGACGAGGACGACTCGGCGAGGAGGGCAGTGGAGTTAGAGATCTTCTCCTCATTGGCGAGGTGAAGTTCTTTCAGGGCGAGCATGTCCCGCGCCTGGGCGAAGGACGGGAAGCCGGCGAAAGAGTTGGCGATGTCGTTGGCAGTGTTGGAGAAGCGCGGGTTGAGGCCGCAGAGGAGGTTCAGGACAAGCTGGAAGTCCTGAACGGGATGGCCGACGTCGCGGAGGGCGTCGGCGAAAGTCTTCATACGGCTACAGTACTTAGCAATGGAAGAGGCGCCTTgcgtcatggagtggaagtcgtggctgaggaagatcgtCCGGGATTGCTTGTTGGCGCGAAAGAGGCCCTCGATGGCGAGCCAAAGATCCTGGGCAGTCTGATCGTCGTCGGTCATAGTGAGGTCGAGAACGGAGTCATCGACGGAGCCAAAGAACCAGGAGCGGACGCAGCAATCATCTTGATCCCGGTCggggtcctagggtcgggtcgCCACCGTGCCAtcgatgtgcgacttgaggccgaac from Setaria italica strain Yugu1 chromosome II, Setaria_italica_v2.0, whole genome shotgun sequence encodes the following:
- the LOC101758997 gene encoding UDP-glycosyltransferase 90A1, with protein sequence MAVASSSPETHELPHIAIFPFLAKGHTIPMIHLAHYLHRHGLAAVTFFTTPGNAAFVRDGLSGADAAVVELAFPADVPGIPPGVESAEGLTSMASFAVFADATSLLRPQLEASLAEMQPPASLLVTDLFLYWTKASAETLGIPKVSFFGISAFAHVMREVRVRHDPCATLKPDDVDEDGNPGTFTVPEFPHIKLTFEDFMAPFGDPASIAPMMELDGKLGKAIEESQGLIINTFHGLEAQYVDFWNQHMGPRAWPVGPLCLAQPASAPAEAQPSWMEWLDNKTTDGRAVLYVALGTLAAIPESQLKEVADGLERAEVDFIWAVRPKNIDLGSGFEERTKGRGLVVREWVDQLEILKHGSVRGFLSHSGWNSVLESVAAGVPLAVWPMHADQPFNAKFLVDELKIAVRVQTSDRTIRGLVTSEEVSKVVRVLMLGEEGVEVAKNVAELSASAKEAMAEGGPSCKALKDMISELCVKKVNGNLEESQDEKVDA